The Ziziphus jujuba cultivar Dongzao chromosome 1, ASM3175591v1 genome segment TCTTTGATTGATCATTTGTtgtttgatgaagaataattttgttagaaagaatgttttttttttttttttaaataatttcattCTTACAATATATATTCAATCTTTTAAGATATTTGGAGCTTTGTGGATGAAATGGTTGTGGCTCAGTGTTTGATCATTATCTTTGTTTGATGAGCAGAATGTATTTTTCAGAGATGTTAAGAACAAGGTCTTTTTTGgtgttataattttttgaatgtcATGCTCCACTGTTATGAAAAAGGCCTTGTGGTGTTGGACGAGCTTGTTGATGGAGCAGTTTACTTTTTAATGTCAAATCAATTTTCTCaaccatataaaaaatcaacttcCAATTTGGAAGGCAATTTCTAGGAATCTGTTCATCCAATATCTAGCAATATTATATTGTTTACAATGGAGATTTTTCAGTCTTTGATATGTTATAATGTTGCAGACAGTGCAGCAGTCTAGCGGAGTTTCAGTTGGGGATCTACTATTTAGTTAATGACTTAGCAGAAGTTTTGATGCTTGAATGATTGGCTTAGTTGTGGTTTACATGATCTGTATCCATGCCTTTAGGAGTTTAGTAGAGTCAAGATGTAAGTATTCATATTCAGTCAGTTGTGAGTCTATTTTGTCTCCATATCTGGGTGGATTCAGACTCCCATTACTCTTTTATTAGGAAGGGAGTGTTCATGGCAGGAATCGAACAGATGGTAGATCAATTATTAGAATGCGAACTTACACGTTATAATGATATGTTATTGGTTCCTATGAAAGCATTATAAGTTGTCATTATTAGGATGTGAGAACGAAAGTTGGCCTAGGAATTGTAGATTAAAAAGGTAAAGCTACACGTAGGGGATTTTGCCCTTgaaacattttattattattattattatttttaaggacttttttcctttttactgtTGCTCTAATAGAAAGCTTGTCGTTGTTGATTTGTTCCTTTGATAGAAGCTCTCGTCTCTATATTAGATAAACGAGCATTATGTTTGAAAGGAAAGGAATTAGCTTAATTTTATTTGCTTTAGTTCAATATTAGGAATCATAAAAAAAGtgtttgaagtttttttttttgtcgagAATAACTGAAATCCAACGTTTCTTTATGGATTAATTTTAAAGCCAAGGTAAACCTATGTCTAATAGAGTTGGAATTTAACCTGTTACACCACCCCTGCCTTATTGCCTTTTTCCATCATGCCTGGGGTTTGCAACTCTGAAAGCCTTGTAATGTTTGACCTGTTGAGTCTCAGATGAGATTTGGGTTTGCTCCTTtggattttatttcaaaatcaaataaaaggaaaattctatcagcataaataattaaattagttGCCTtttgaaaagtgaaaaaatgTAGCAACTAAGAACCTGAGTTAAAAACACCGTTCGTCCAAATTTTGAATGCATCCAAATTTAACATTGAGTGTtttctgtttcctttttttccctagtttcttctttctcattaaCAGAACTTCTGAATTAATTTGTTCAGCATGCCATTAACCCATGATTGCCAATTGCTTAGGTCTATAAATATAACGGCtggttataaaattaaataaattttacaaaagaaaacGAGTACCGGAACAGTAAAATCTTATCGATATTTTCACTAAtctgtgttaaaaaaaaatatatatatatatatataatataatataatataataaaaacagtcatgatttaaaaaatatatatatatatatatatatctgcccATGTACAAGGGGGCACAACACTCTACACGAGCAAAATTCAGTTGAAAATTCAAAGCCTTGAATAACCCCCTTTATTCCCAAAAAGCTACCCaaatttgtttttggtaaacaaCTACAAAAAGGAAGAATTTTATTGGAAGTACAATCATCCAAAGCCCAATTGCAACTCAGAAATGAACAGCTGGGGTTTCATTTAAATCCCTTGCGGAAACCATACAGCCAAGATATTATTTAGTGAGCATACGGTGAGCAAAAAGGGTCATCTTAGAGCAACATTGATTCCGGATTCTCAATGTAGCTCTTGAATGCTTTCAGCCATTCCGCACCAATTGCACCTGCATTGATAGAAGCCATTAGCGTTGCTCTCTCACATACAAACAGCTTGTCTAAACATTATTGCAATGGTTAGAAGACTTACCATCAATAACTCGATGATCACAGCTTAGTGTTACAGCCATGAAGGAAGCAAACTTGTATTGCTCGGCCCCAGAACTAGGCACGACCCTCTTTTCAGCTGCACAAGGAAACCATTAAGTTAATCATGAAGAAATACAGAATCACCTTGGTCTACAAAAAGACAACGTAAATGCCAAGCTTACCAGATCCGACTGCAAGAATGCCTGACTGAGGAGGGTTGATGATGGCACAAAACTGCTTAATGCCAAAGGGGCCTCCCAAATTTGATACTGTAAATGTTCCCCCCTGCAGAGATTATAAATGCAGTACAAGTAAATTACTACTGCAACAAATCTTTTGAATATGCCTAATTATGAACACTAAACAGTATTCTGACCTCATAATCTTCAGGTTTTAAGCTGTTTTCTCTGGCTTTTTGGGCCAGCTGCTTCACCTCATCGGAAATTTTGGATAGGCCTTTCTTGTCTGCATCCTGCAAATTAAACCATATAAATGTGAGATAAAACTATTATTGGAAATAAAGCTCTTAACAAATTTAGAGCATGGAATAAAGCCAAATCACTTACTTGGATGACAGGAACAAAAAGTCCATTGTCTGTCTGCACTGCAACATTGATATTCACATTGTGGTACCTATATAGAAAGTACAAAGAAGAATGTTATATAATAACCACTACATAGCAACTTAGTAAAGAATTTTCTTGTAACTGTATTCTTACTGGCGGATATAATCATCTGTCCATGAACTGTTGCACTGAGGAACTTTACGTAGGGCCAATGCAGCAGCCTGCAGTAGTAGTTATATCAGTGCAAATCTACAGCTGAAAGATGAAAGAAACCCCAAGCCTACCTCTAGCATTTCTCAGCTCAACCCTATTTCTTTGAAATGATCATTTAATTATCCAGGgaatgaagaaaaagataatgatAACAGTAGGAAAGAAGGTTCAGAACCCATTCGTTTGTTAATTTGCTAGAAGCTCCTCGGATCCACTGATCTTACAATTAAGAAAATTTCTATAGCCCCTAACTGGTTGCTCAAATattgttcaaaaataatattatacctTTATAACAAGATCATTGACAGATATCCGCTTCCCACCTGATGCTTCTTGTAATGCATTAAGTTGGCCCCGCaaactgcatatggaaaaacaGTTCATATTACAAGATAATGAATTAAGGCTCAACTTCTTCAAAAGGTGGCAGAAACTAATACTCACTCTAATAGTTTGTCGACACATGTATCTACTGTCAAATAATAATGAGGAATTGTTTGCTTTGAGAATAATAGGCGCGAAGCTGTGATCTGTCATGAACATACCAAGAAACAGCTTCAGAGGTAAAACTTGTTTCATGTAAAGTGTAGTAGCATAAAAGATTGAGTTACTAAACTATAAGCAATTGACAATGGATTACACTAATGAGGTGAATCCAATAGCTGGTACGACAATAAACCCGTTCTTAGGATTCACTGTCTTGATAAGCCTGACTAAACtaagaatttataaatataattttgtcagCACAAAACAATGAGAAGATATGCCTATTATATAGGTCACCTGCAGAATGGAAATAAATCCAAGCATCCTAATCTATTAAAACATTATATTGGACATAAATGAAATAGATAAGAGAACAATTATGTCTCCCTCAGTTACCTTTCTTATCTGAGAATGAGGAAGGTCAGTGTAATCTAATGCTGGAGCAGTCTTTGAGGCTGCTGCTGGCACTTGCTTCCCACGAGAAGCTACAATATTAGAGAATAGTGATCAAAATATCTTCAACAATCAGATAAATTAACTATCAGAAGCATATTAAAGAATAATAACCTTGAACAATAATATacagatgtgtatatatatatatatatgtatataaagatggaaaataaattacataacaTCGCTTCTGTGTGCAAGCTTTTCCATCATAcatttctatttttcaaaaaaataataaaaataaaaataaaaacatgataaacTTCTCTCTTGAATTCACATTTCTTACACTTTTCAACTGTCTTTATATATCTGTACACttgagtttgaaaattttaaaatagtgtgaaaattggaggacattgcaacgaaaatgaaattcaaaagGCAAtccttaatttcaaaattagcaAGAAAAAGGTGAAAAACTTGTAAACAGATGGAATTTAATGCAATTGTTCAAAAAAATCTTGTCCTAGCTTGGAGAAGAAACAGATATTTGATGGCACCCATCCCATAAAATACGATACAATACCTAAGTAATCTTCAATATCAGCCTTCACAATTAGTCCATCAGCACCTGTTCCTTTGATACTTGATAGAGGCACCTAGAATCATGTAAATGTAACAACATATCAATAACAAATGGATCAGCATTTATAATGGTTTCCTACCAACAAGCAACAAAAATTGGAAAAGCATGTCATCTGAAATACATTGTTCTCTTCAGCCAAAGTCCTTGCAAGAGGACTGGCAAAAACACGGTCTCCAGTTGGACGGGCAGCGCTGGGCTTAGAAACCTTTGGCTCAGGAGAGGTAACTGGTTCTTTAACCTCCTCTTTCTTTGGAGGAGTAGATGCAGATGGCGTTTTATCTGCAGCTGCACTCGCACTTGATGATGGTGTGTaatctttaaattttgcaatatCCTCCTCATCCTCAACAGTTATGGCAATGACCTATTTGCCCACATAAATGTCAGATCACACAATATCCCAAAAAACTGCCTCGTAATATGAACATTTTCTTCTGGATATATGTTTTAGCCATGTTGGCCTTTGTCTATCTAGTCTAATTTACCTCCATTATTAAAAAACCACTGACCACAtacaaaagaaagagaaaggaatAAACATATTTGAACAAACAAACTCCACtgtaatatgaaaattttcttttggatttGTGCTACAGCAATTTTGTCCTTTGTCTATCTGGTATAATTTACTTCCATAGTTAGAAAACCACTGATCACATGCAAAAGGAAGATAATGGTACAAGCATATCCAATGAATCCCTCTACTACCAAAGATGAATGTTACCTCGCCAACTTTGATTTCTTTTTCCCCATCTCCACGTAATATCTTGGCAAGATAACCTTCCTCCATGCATTCCATCTCAACTGTAGCTTTATCCTTGAACATTTAAGAGATTTAATGGAAATTAAGTTTTCCATCAAAAATACACATCACGTAAAGATAAATTCAATTGCTGGACTCAACAACACAGGGCAAGAACTTACAGTTTCAACTTCACAGAGAACTTCACCAGGAGCAACTTTATCACCCTCTTTCTTCAACCACCTTGAAATATTACCCTGCATATTACCAAAAGGAGCAGTTAGTAGGGAAAGGTAAGCTTAATCAGTTCAGATTTTCCAATGAGCTAAGGAAAAAGTTATATACTTCTGTCATTGTTGGTGAAAGAGATGGCATTCCTATCTCTTGGTGAGGAGGAAGGCCTGAAAGACATTGCAAAAATTCCTAGATGAGTTAAATGGTGGTATCATTCAAGATAATGTTTCTAAAGATAACTAAACTAGACTAAAGCCAACAGCttttgtaattataatttaGAAATTTTCTGAACACGCTAAAAGATCAAATAAACATTAAGACATGTATGCATGCCAGATACCAtcacattaaaaagaaaaatgctcgCTTCTTCAAGACCA includes the following:
- the LOC107425265 gene encoding dihydrolipoyllysine-residue acetyltransferase component 3 of pyruvate dehydrogenase complex, mitochondrial isoform X2; the encoded protein is MAYASHIINHSKKLRNAPDLLWHEQALLFRWFSYDVQPSIAKRDEMWKMRCHGYVPPERERVTKSFTNSTSFFGAYKRRNVSTTNLKVGNSIAGLEFSKQYSGLQVPLRRGFASDAGLPPHQEIGMPSLSPTMTEGNISRWLKKEGDKVAPGEVLCEVETDKATVEMECMEEGYLAKILRGDGEKEIKVGEVIAITVEDEEDIAKFKDYTPSSSASAAADKTPSASTPPKKEEVKEPVTSPEPKVSKPSAARPTGDRVFASPLARTLAEENNVPLSSIKGTGADGLIVKADIEDYLASRGKQVPAAASKTAPALDYTDLPHSQIRKITASRLLFSKQTIPHYYLTVDTCVDKLLDLRGQLNALQEASGGKRISVNDLVIKAAALALRKVPQCNSSWTDDYIRQYHNVNINVAVQTDNGLFVPVIQDADKKGLSKISDEVKQLAQKARENSLKPEDYEGGTFTVSNLGGPFGIKQFCAIINPPQSGILAVGSAEKRVVPSSGAEQYKFASFMAVTLSCDHRVIDGAIGAEWLKAFKSYIENPESMLL
- the LOC107425265 gene encoding dihydrolipoyllysine-residue acetyltransferase component 3 of pyruvate dehydrogenase complex, mitochondrial isoform X1 — encoded protein: MAYASHIINHSKKLRNAPDLLWHEQALLFRWFSYDVQPSIAKRDEMWKMRCHGYVPPERERVTKSFTNSTKSFFGAYKRRNVSTTNLKVGNSIAGLEFSKQYSGLQVPLRRGFASDAGLPPHQEIGMPSLSPTMTEGNISRWLKKEGDKVAPGEVLCEVETDKATVEMECMEEGYLAKILRGDGEKEIKVGEVIAITVEDEEDIAKFKDYTPSSSASAAADKTPSASTPPKKEEVKEPVTSPEPKVSKPSAARPTGDRVFASPLARTLAEENNVPLSSIKGTGADGLIVKADIEDYLASRGKQVPAAASKTAPALDYTDLPHSQIRKITASRLLFSKQTIPHYYLTVDTCVDKLLDLRGQLNALQEASGGKRISVNDLVIKAAALALRKVPQCNSSWTDDYIRQYHNVNINVAVQTDNGLFVPVIQDADKKGLSKISDEVKQLAQKARENSLKPEDYEGGTFTVSNLGGPFGIKQFCAIINPPQSGILAVGSAEKRVVPSSGAEQYKFASFMAVTLSCDHRVIDGAIGAEWLKAFKSYIENPESMLL